The region AGGAAGTTGCTGATATGGCATTTCCCGGGCGATTTTGCAGTGAATATTGATGAGTGCCTGATGACAAGGATACAAAAGATGTCATTAGACTACCACTTCAAGGTAGAGCAGGAAGCAGGTTCATCTGCCTTCGCCTTCTTTGGTTTTAATGGTATGCAGCCACACCTCTGTTCTATTGGTTAATAACGCactgattatttattttttgtgtttgtccTACAAATACCAAGAAACTTTGACCTATATGGATTTATAATTAAGCAAATGTTTTTAGCAAATTGAGTTTGCAACTTTGTATTGATGACAGGGCCCGAGGGAGGTGGTTCAaaggggtgcttgagcacccttGGCCCAgcctataatatataatataatatatattatatgatatgcaagtcttgattttcttcatcatgAGACTCATTTTCTAGATTTTACCATAGTAGACTATATCacctttttgaaatttattctGATGATTTTTCTGAATAAAATCTTCAAGTCCTAAAAAGCAACTACACACCTATATTTATGATGGTAGAAGAAGTTCTAATGTTGTTGAGTGTTATGATTTTGCAAATCTTGCTATGAATCTAGTTGAAACTAGAAAGCATTTAGCGTTTTTCAttggtttattattttgttgaattgGCTATGATCTTATCAATGGCAATAACATCGGTTAAAAAAGCTTTTTAATAATGAATATCATTAAAACCATGTTGCATAACAAGATGGGAGATAAATGGTTGAATGATATGATAATATGCTAATGATGGGTGTTTGAAACAGTTGATGATGAAGCTATATTGGTGCAacttcaaaatatacaaagctGAATGCTTCAACTCCCACCTCATAGTGGTAGTTGTTAGctgtgtgtgtattttatatttttcaaaaaatgttattattataatctcaagtttgaatgaatataatttttttaaaatatttatagccTTTTAAATTAAAGTCAACACCTCCTTAGTTCTACTTCTTGTTCTGTCACCAACTGATGACAAATGTTGGCTTGAACTAGTAACCATGAAGAATTATGTACTCATGTTGAAAGGCTACACTTAGTCTCtgagaaataaaacaagtaacTTTAAGCCTCAACAAATTTTGGTTATTGATAGAATGTGAACTCCCGCAAAAGACCTTAAAAgtaaatattgatattttttataaatatataaatcacagGGACAGCTGGAATATGGCGAATAGCAGCTATAAATGAGGTCGGAGGCTGGAAGGATCGAACCACAGTGGAAGACATGGACTTGGCTGTTCGCGCAAGCCTCAAAGGGTGGGAGTTCCTATATGTTGGTGACCTGAAGGTCTGGATCCTTTCCTAATTCTATGCCTTTGAAGTTATGAGATGCATGAACTAATGATTTACAGATCAAAGTAAATGTGAGGTTTCCTGACAGTAGAGCTACATTGTTGTCAACTCAATGCATGCTAAGATAAATTAAGTAATAAACTGATTAGCAGATTAGGCATATATCCATAAATCAACTGGAAATTGAGAACTGTGTAGGATTAGTAAAATAACTGTTTGAATTTGAGTGATAGTGGCACGACCAAATGGCAAATTGCAGGTTAAAAGTGAACTACCATGTAATTTCAAGACATACCGTCATCAACAACATCGCTGGACATGTGGACCTGCAAATTTGTTTAGAAAAATGGCAAAGGATATAGTGAAGGCAAAGGTGTGGTTTACATTAATACAGTGCAATGTTATTTGTATGCCAGGCGCTTTTTCTGATCTTTATCTCTGTGTGACAGGAGGTGTCCTTATGGAAGAAGTTTTATATGGTTTACAGTTTTTTCTTCGTACGGAAGATAATATCCCCCATTGTCACCTTCTTTCTTTATTCTGTTGTAATTCCAGCATCTGTTATGGTTCCAGAAGTTAGCATTCCTACATGGGTTGTGGTTTACATTCCTACAACCATCAGCCTTCTCAATGCAATCAGAAATCCAAGGTTTGAAGCTTCACTATCACCTTGATCTCCTCTTAGCACTTAGTCTGATCTGCCTCTCTTTTGCATATTTTCAACAGGTCTATCCATTTGATGCCATTGTGGATTCTATTCGAAAATGTCATGTCTATGCACCGCATGAAATCAATGATGATCGGTCTGTTCGAAGTAGGGAGTGTTAACGAATGGGTTGTTACTGAGAAGCTCGGAGATGCTCTCAACGCTAATCCCGAAATCCATCTACTTGAGAAACCTCCAAACAAGTTCAGAGAAAGGTAATAAACCTCCACCCATGCATTTTGCAGTGAATTTACAAATAGGCGATTCGACAACATTTTTCGTGTTCTGTTTCTCAGGCTCAACTTCTCGGAACTTGGATTTGCAGTCTTCCTCTTATTTGCTGCAAGCTACGATCTCGCCTTTGGATTGAACTTGTATTGCATATACATCTTTCTCCAAGCCATTGCATTTCTAGTTGTGGGATTTGGTATGGTTGGCAAACATGTCTCCAATTCTTAGCAGCCATGACTACATTTGTCACCAttctttacttcttttttgatttgaaaaattctTTGTCCTGTTTGAGGTTGTTTTTAGTTGCATATTTAAGAGATGTAATATGCAAAGGAAGTGCATTGTCTAATTGACTTCATGTATTTGGTCATTTGTAAAATCCCCGGAATCAAGCAGATTGAAACCATTGAAAGGCCATTGTTTTTTACTGGCCATATTGGTTTTATCTGTTTCAAAAAACCCTTATCACCAGCATGCAaatcaattaatcaaaatttgagGGAAATAGTTAGAAATAGTTTTTGTATGATTTCCTCtctcggtttttttttttttaaggattttagtttaaaaattatttatatataaagtttataaACTCGTCCGGTATCAAAAGTGAATTGTCAATTATACCCTTTTAATATCTACCTCTCTAACTTATTTctaattgcatatatattttttttttaaaaaaaaaaagataaatcacattcattaacaaaaagaaaagtacTAGTAAAATACAGACCCAAAGAGGCCAAAAGACTACAAAAAGTGAGTACAACCAATCACCGGTAGAAggagaagaaacaaaaaaccaaTCAAAAGAGAGAGAAGGCCATAAAGGAAAGAGGGATCCTTTAGGGGCACAAGTGACTACAACAAACTAGCCCTCGCCTGGGGAGGGAGGTCGCACCAACGGGGCATCTTGCGCCTCGACTTTAGTGGTCAAGAAGTTCGGACTCTTTTTGATCTTAAAACATCAATtcctctaaattttttatttttttggcctTAGGAGCTGTAGAAAATCATATAAGTATCATACGATCAATCTTTTGAATAATTAAACCAGTCGAAAGACAAATAGAAGTGAACATGTACGCATTTCTTTCTAGCCAAATgttcaaagtgattgcctttaCTAGTAGTAAATCTCAAAAGCATATTAAAGATTTTGCCACATTCATTCTCCAATTACCTCAAAGGCCCTTGAGATTCTTGAAGGAACCCCAACCACCAAAAAAATGCCCAAAGTAATTCCAGATATAAGAAACCCCTAgtcaaaggaggaggagatgaTCATTAGTCTCAATATACGCATGACACATCACACAAGTAGCTGTACGTAAAAGATTACATCTACGTAAGATCAAGTTTTCTAAAGTTAAGATCTTGTTATCCCAAGCAAGCCAATTGAATATGTTTATCATTTTTGGGCAATCCTCTTGCACGCTATAAAATAAGTTTATAATTTTAGGATATATTTTTCCATATAATTTcctaatttttaaaagtatttatataaaaaaaactaaaaaaatgacaGGAGCCTATGAAATCCGTAGTAATTATAATAATCTCCGGGTCTACTTTATATCATCTAtacatatttatcttttatatttttaaattttttaaaatgataaaatactCGGCTTAGCTACTTGACCATTACTATGGTGgctctcttattttatttttatttttttgaataaaatagataaatcatgaatttattagaGAGAAAGTACAATCTCTTAATCTTAACTCATTTAAAAACCATgcatagaaataaaatacaagaagaTAATGGAAGAAGCTAATCATCCTTGAAgggaattattaattttaacatcATGCACTAAGTTAGAGATAGAGATGAGGAGCCGTATGAAGGGAAAAAAACACCTTGGATGCTTTTTGCTCAAGTCTAGTGACAAAGCGACAATGAAATTGAAGTGGACATGTCCTCCAGCTCCAATCCCACAAAACCTcgaacacataaaaaaaaatatatatatatccttactTTCAGAATCACACAAGCTCCCAAACCAAGATAACTTACCCTAAAAAAAGTGCATACAAGGCTCCaccagtttttttaaaaacactgTTAATACACTCAACACACATTTTGAGTACAATGGTGTGACTCAGACCCAACTTAGGAACCATCCTTATATGCCATGTGTCATGTCCCTGTCGTCCAAAATATTAACCTCaaccccttcttcttcttggatgcAGACTCTCTTGCCAGGCTTGCTATAATTCTCATGAACattgttgtattttgttcttctcttttgtaTCTTGCTTCTTAATGTCCTGCATTCTGGTGTAGTAGTCTCatcagaagatgatgatgatgatgatgatgatgttaagCAACTCTCATCAGTGGAAGAAGAGCTCAGGCAGTCAGTTACTGCTagtttttcttgtgctttttgTAACACTGATTGCAAGTATTTCCCTTGTGCTTCAATTCTCAGCTGTAAATGTTTCTGCACCTCCATTTGTAACATGTTCCTGAAAACAAGATAATTGTATCAGTCAGTGAATCTAACCACTAAtggagtttttaatttttttaattttattttatttttttttttatgcttctgagatgataagtgcttactGATTGAACTCAAGGAAATCTACTGGAAAACAAGCACCACTGTTCCTTGCAGCCTGATATTTCTGCAAGAAAAGAAGAGATTCAAAGTTGAGTTGCAAGATTAAGATCAAAACTGTTTGTTGTTTCAGTTTTCACCTGCATAACTGATTTTGGTGTTGCTCCTGTGATTCAGGTGAGGAATTAAAGAAGCTAAATTACATAGAAAAGAATCACAGCATTACATGGTTATAGACTTACTATTAACTACTCCAAACTGATGCTGAAGCTCCTGAGTAGTCCAGTTGAGTGGAACTAAACTCTGGTTGTGCAATGAAGAcatgaaatgaaaaaatatagagaagaaGTAGCAAGGATTGGAATGATACTGCCTCTTGAGTTTCTCCAAACCAAAGTAGGGGAAGAAGAATATATGCATGAGCTGTGGTTCATCTTTTCTAAATTCCATGTCATTcttattccattttattttttatttttaccttttttcactctatctcttttttcttcattaacttcTTTGACTTGAAAGGGAGAGAATCTTTGAGGCAGTAAACAGAGAAAAGCAAAACAGCTCAAATTTGGGTCTCAAAAGGAGAGAAAAGGAAGATAAAGCATGAGCATTGTTTTCTTGCTGGTTTCCCACGTCTCCTCCCTATCCTCTCTTTGCTTGATTCTCTGCTTCACTAGAGagccccaccaccaccaccaccaccaccatcaccaccaccttcTTATTGTATAATCAATcaataactttgaaattaaaacaaataaatgtacTTATTGACTATGTTTTCAATCCTCTGTTTCCTTTCTGAATCCAAAGAATTTTCACATTAAATGAGAGAACATGTATTCTTTAATTGCTGTTGTATCATAGCATTTGGCTTTTCTGGTGATTGGAGAATCAAAAGAATCTAATCAAGATCTCACATAAGAAAAACAAGCACATTATCAATAAAGACTTTATATAATGAGGTgtgaaaaatgaatgaatgagtgAATGAATGATTCCTCTCATTAAAGCAAAGGAGGTTGGTTGGAGGAAAAAAGTAGCTGAATGTAGTGAAACTGCTCCTATATTCTTTTCAGATGATGACTTTATAGATGTTCAACCATGCTAAGAATTATTGGTGCCAATTAGAGGTGGTACATTTATATTCCTGCTTTTAGCTACCAATCAGTAcaaaaaagattaatttttttaacatgttgaGAAAAAGTAACTTCTTTCTTATTCCTCAATGAATTTGGTATTATGATTAGTAAGATGTAAATCAGAGCTTAAAACCATACTTTTGCTGCTTTTCTTATGGCTGCTAACATTCAATACaacagaaaaaaagaagatgctTAAAAAGTGAGCAATGGATATaacttatacatatatttatgtttCTCAATTAGCAAGTAGATGTACTTGAGAATGTTttattactttaatatattCCAAAACAAGTAAAGTAGATTCTAGGATGATGCAGGGAGACCCCAGCTCTGAGCAGCAGGCAATTGAATCACTCACAAGTTATTAGCTATTAGCAAAGGTGGGAAtcaataatttctaaagatATATCATCAAAGCAGATCATCTGAACTCGAAAGTAAGCAAATGGGTTTGTGGCCCAAGGAATAAACAAGATTCCAACAACTAATTTACTTAGATTGTTGAACTTAGATATTAAATTCAATTTGAGTATTGGTTTATAGTAAATCATACTTAAACAGAAATTGGCAGCAAACTGAAAAACATTATTGCAAGTCCTGAAACTTTGGTAGAAGATTGACTAGAAATAGTGTGAAGAAGAGTTTATATGATTTGAGGGTGATGCAGATAACTGTTGTATCTTGTAATGGAAAAGCACATTTAACTGTTTTCTCTGAACTATGGTCACTTCATGGTAATAGCAGAAAACCAGGTACATATATAGTTTCTGGCTGAAATTTCTGAGACTTATTTGgaatggagaaaaagaaaagatattttCAGAACAAGTTATTATATTCAATCACTTTCAGAAACATGCAGGAAACATCATCAGCATTCAGCACAGATGGACATATACCAAACATGCAGCATTACTTTGctttttcttctccacttcTCTAAAATGATCATCAAAAGTATTTCTAGAATTAGAGGGTAGAATTGTATGGCTGGGTGGGTGGATA is a window of Dioscorea cayenensis subsp. rotundata cultivar TDr96_F1 chromosome 5, TDr96_F1_v2_PseudoChromosome.rev07_lg8_w22 25.fasta, whole genome shotgun sequence DNA encoding:
- the LOC120261320 gene encoding probable glucomannan 4-beta-mannosyltransferase 4; protein product: MKLLLPSFISAAIDDDGFLFRGLHWLEGDEDVLLVLWKMWVEVRRAVVAPVLRFVTFSCMIMSVMLVLEFVWMGAVSLGVKLLRRRPEKRYKWEVFKEQDEDVELGTLVYPMVLVQIPMFNEKEVYKLSIGAACGLEWPPDRIIIQVLDDSTDPIIKALVELECKAWASKGRNINYEVRNNRKGYKAGALREGMGYSYVNQCDFVAIFDADFQPDPNFLLRAMPFLVNNPKIALVQARWDFVNIDECLMTRIQKMSLDYHFKVEQEAGSSAFAFFGFNGTAGIWRIAAINEVGGWKDRTTVEDMDLAVRASLKGWEFLYVGDLKVKSELPCNFKTYRHQQHRWTCGPANLFRKMAKDIVKAKEVSLWKKFYMVYSFFFVRKIISPIVTFFLYSVVIPASVMVPEVSIPTWVVVYIPTTISLLNAIRNPRSIHLMPLWILFENVMSMHRMKSMMIGLFEVGSVNEWVVTEKLGDALNANPEIHLLEKPPNKFRERLNFSELGFAVFLLFAASYDLAFGLNLYCIYIFLQAIAFLVVGFGMVGKHVSNS
- the LOC120261243 gene encoding uncharacterized protein LOC120261243 codes for the protein MEFRKDEPQLMHIFFFPYFGLEKLKRQYHSNPCYFFSIFFHFMSSLHNQSLVPLNWTTQELQHQFGVVNRATPKSVMQKYQAARNSGACFPVDFLEFNQNMLQMEVQKHLQLRIEAQGKYLQSVLQKAQEKLAVTDCLSSSSTDESCLTSSSSSSSSSDETTTPECRTLRSKIQKRRTKYNNVHENYSKPGKRVCIQEEEGVEVNILDDRDMTHGI